A single genomic interval of Oscillospiraceae bacterium harbors:
- a CDS encoding spore cortex biosynthesis protein YabQ, with protein sequence MNPIINSEVSYALSVFGFSCLLGVALSVFFSFLKILRIVIRFNTVVIAIQDFVFWFLSGMAVFMFAIWQNDGIVRGYVLIGALIGALVYYLTIGDILTNSTAAIAGFFRRISDKIQKDLHQKSEAAKRKRNAVKLRRKHEKAQARLKRETERVKRPKKLKKPRKKKDKTLEFESNGVV encoded by the coding sequence ATGAATCCGATTATCAACTCCGAAGTGTCTTATGCGCTGAGCGTATTCGGGTTTTCGTGCCTGCTCGGCGTCGCTCTTTCCGTATTTTTCAGTTTTTTGAAGATTTTGCGTATAGTCATTAGATTTAATACAGTCGTGATTGCCATTCAGGATTTTGTATTCTGGTTTTTGAGCGGGATGGCGGTTTTCATGTTTGCGATTTGGCAAAACGACGGCATCGTGCGGGGTTATGTTTTAATCGGCGCTTTGATCGGTGCATTGGTTTATTATCTGACAATCGGCGATATCCTGACAAATTCTACGGCTGCAATCGCCGGATTTTTTAGACGTATATCGGATAAAATACAGAAGGACCTGCATCAAAAATCAGAGGCAGCAAAGCGGAAACGGAATGCGGTAAAATTACGCAGAAAGCATGAAAAGGCACAAGCCCGTCTAAAAAGAGAGACCGAACGGGTAAAAAGACCTAAAAAATTGAAAAAACCGCGCAAAAAAAAGGATAAAACTCTTGAATTCGAATCAAACGGTGTTGTATAA